The following are encoded in a window of Mustela nigripes isolate SB6536 chromosome 1, MUSNIG.SB6536, whole genome shotgun sequence genomic DNA:
- the NPY1R gene encoding neuropeptide Y receptor type 1, translating to MNSTLFSQVENHSIFCNFSENSQFLAFESDDCHLPLAMIFTLALAYGAVIILGVSGNLALIIIILKQKEMRNVTNILIVNLSFSDLLVAIMCLPFTFVYTLMDHWVFGEAMCKLNPFVQCVSITVSIFSLVLIAVERHQLIINPRGWRPSNRHAYVGIAVIWVLAVVSSLPFLIYQVLTDEPFQNVTLDAFKDKYVCFDKFPSDSHRLSYTTLLLMLQYFGPLCFIFICYFKIYIRLKRRNNMMDKMRDNKYRSSETKRINIMLLSIVVAFAVCWLPLTIFNTVFDWNHQIIATCNHNLLFLLCHLTAMISTCVNPIFYGFLNKNFQRDLQFFFNFCDFRSRDDDYETIAMSTMHTDVSKTSLKQASPVAFKKINTDDNEKI from the exons ATGAATTCAACATTATTTTCCCAGGTTGAAAATCATTCAATCTTCTGTAATTTTTCAGAGAATTCCCAGTTTTTGGCTTTTGAAAGCGATGATTGTCATCTGCCCTTGGCCATGATATTTACATTAGCTCTCGCTTACGGAGCTGTAATTATTCTTGGGGTCTCCGGAAATCTGGCCTTAATTATAATCATCTTGAAACAAAAGGAGATGAGAAATGTTACCAATATCCTGATTGTGAACCTTTCCTTCTCAGACTTGCTTGTTGCCATCATGTGTCTCCCTTTCACATTTGTCTACACCTTAATGGACCACTGGGTTTTTGGTGAGGCAATGTGCAAGTTGAATCCTTTTGTGCAATGTGTTTCAATCACCGTGTCCATTTTCTCTCTGGTTCTCATTGCTGTGGAGCGCCATCAGCTGATAATCAACCCGCGAGGGTGGAGACCCAGTAACAGACATGCTTATGTAGGTATTGCTGTCATTTGGGTCCTTGCTGTGGTTTCTTCTCTACCTTTCCTCATCTATCAAGTATTGACAGATGAGCCGTTCCAGAATGTAACACTTGACGCATTCAAGGACAAATACGTGTGCTTTGATAAGTTTCCATCGGACTCCCATAGGTTATCTTATACAACTCTCCTCTTGATGCTGCAGTATTTTGGCCCactctgttttatatttatttgctacTTCAAG ATATATATACGCTTAAAAAGGAGAAACAACATGATGGACAAGATGAGAGACAATAAATACAGGTCCAGTGAAACCAAAAGAATCAACATCATGCTGTTGTCCATCGTAGTAGCATTTGCAGTCTGCTGGCTACCCCTTACCATCTTTAACACTGTGTTTGATTGGAATCATCAGATCATTGCTACCTGCAACCACAATCTGTTATTCCTGCTGTGCCACCTTACAGCAATGATTTCTACTTGTGTCAACCCCATATTTTATGGATTTCTGAACAAAAATTTCCAGAGAGACTTGCAGTTCTTCTTTAACTTTTGTGATTTCCGGTCTCGGGATGATGATTATGAGACAATAGCCATGTCTACCATGCACACAGATGTTTCTAAGACTTCTTTGAAACAAGCAAGCCCAGTCGCATTTAAGAAAATCAACACTGATGATAATGAAAAAATCTGA